In Ignavibacteriales bacterium, a single window of DNA contains:
- a CDS encoding DUF418 domain-containing protein, which yields METITPTATTERLDYIDILRGISIIGILLMNIVIFSLPTKMFDVSTHPWPGTMDVLANWFTVFFVKDKFYHLFALLFGISFSIMMERSKSRNTDFLSLYSRRLVALFFIGLIHGFLIWSGDVLVIYSVLGFILLIIRNHPPNRLLIYSIVSISIPIIIPVIKKIIEMIASNNYTDEGSTNYHSLAMHQLFIYGKGSFSQITGYRATEVVHFYVSGLDSFTTRAFSMMVFGLFLWKNKIIQNIKQYIPQLKKFMWWFLAIGFAGQFLRVTADELSFPHDNTHPLIKLATLCLNVFSVPLLTFGYAIVIIILIQHTRWNKIFRPIGYVGRMAITNYLFHSIFFTTIFYGYGFGLYGQIEPASGILLSTGMFIFQIGFSNWWLSKYRFGPVEWIWRSLNYGKIQQLRLNPESVKNHR from the coding sequence TTGGAAACGATAACACCCACCGCAACAACAGAACGTCTCGATTATATTGATATACTCAGAGGAATTTCAATAATCGGAATCCTCCTGATGAATATTGTAATCTTCAGTTTGCCAACCAAAATGTTCGATGTCTCAACTCATCCATGGCCCGGTACAATGGATGTATTAGCCAATTGGTTCACTGTTTTTTTCGTGAAAGACAAATTCTACCATTTATTCGCTCTGCTTTTCGGGATTAGTTTTTCGATTATGATGGAGCGATCTAAATCACGCAATACCGATTTTTTATCGTTATATTCAAGACGGTTGGTGGCACTTTTCTTCATTGGGCTAATCCACGGATTTCTAATTTGGTCAGGCGACGTTTTGGTCATTTATTCAGTGCTTGGATTCATCCTCCTGATAATCCGAAATCATCCCCCGAATCGGTTACTTATTTATTCAATAGTATCTATCTCAATTCCGATAATCATCCCAGTGATAAAAAAGATAATCGAGATGATAGCATCAAACAACTACACTGACGAGGGGTCAACGAATTATCATTCGCTGGCAATGCATCAATTATTCATTTACGGTAAAGGATCATTTTCACAAATCACCGGCTACAGGGCAACAGAAGTTGTGCATTTTTATGTAAGCGGACTTGACTCGTTCACGACCCGTGCTTTTTCGATGATGGTGTTTGGTTTATTCCTGTGGAAAAATAAAATCATTCAAAACATAAAACAATATATTCCTCAATTGAAAAAATTTATGTGGTGGTTTTTAGCGATTGGATTTGCTGGACAATTTTTACGCGTAACCGCTGATGAATTGTCTTTCCCTCACGACAATACTCATCCGCTAATAAAACTCGCGACCCTTTGTTTAAATGTATTCAGTGTGCCGTTGCTAACTTTCGGGTATGCAATAGTGATAATTATTCTCATTCAACACACCAGGTGGAATAAAATATTTAGACCAATAGGATATGTTGGCAGAATGGCTATCACTAATTATTTGTTTCATTCAATTTTCTTCACGACAATTTTTTACGGTTACGGTTTCGGATTGTATGGTCAAATAGAACCTGCGTCCGGAATTTTACTTTCGACCGGTATGTTCATTTTCCAAATAGGATTTAGCAACTGGTGGCTTAGCAAATACCGATTTGGCCCTGTTGAATGGATTTGGCGATCGTTAAACTATGGAAAGATCCAACAATTGCGTCTTAATCCGGAATCGGTCAAAAATCACAGATGA
- a CDS encoding S9 family peptidase yields the protein MKKIFVLLVLISYSIIAMGQKGAFTIGDLYKLKGVSDPQISPDGNMIAYVVTENFLEKGKSNQDIWIMSVDGTNPTKLTDHSAADNHPRWSADSKNIYFVSTRKNGPQLWEISTTGGEPNQITDFPMGISDAEISPLNNTLLFASDVFPDCPISGDCNKYTDSTMHNGPIQAHMADELLYRHWTDWKDGKKTHIIKYDFDTKLYSDLTPGNFDSPAWEQGGIGFTFSPDGKEICFVSNHDVDQAESTNKDLFILSLENNELKNLTLENKAYDGNPQYSPDGKYIAYKYQTIPGYEADRFSIGLCNRKTGELTRLSDKFDNWVNDFVWSPDSKNIYFTAQVEGHVPIFKVEIKSKPISKVVDMKTIDAFSLSSNGKKFIVARRAVGEPVEIWSCSTDGKDIKRLTFLNKEVADQVDIRPAEEMWIESPTGKKIHTFVVKPHNFNPSKKYPLILNVHGGPQSQWADAFRGDWQVYPGSGYIVAFPNPHGSTGYGQEFTAAISKDWSGTVYQDIMAVADSLENIPWVDKDRMGAMGWSYGGYMMMWLEGHTDRFKAIVSMMGVYNLTAMHGATEELWFPEWDLGGSPWESDLYQKLSPNNFVKNFKTPCLVITGERDYRVPYTQSLEFFTHLQKMNVDSRLIVFPNDGHWPSSVKSMPLYYNAHLDWFHRYLGGEPAPYDMTKMIRNQAFTK from the coding sequence ATGAAAAAGATTTTCGTACTGCTTGTTTTAATTTCTTATTCAATTATAGCGATGGGACAAAAGGGCGCTTTCACGATTGGAGATCTTTATAAATTGAAAGGTGTCAGCGATCCTCAAATCTCTCCCGACGGGAATATGATCGCGTATGTTGTAACAGAAAATTTTCTGGAGAAGGGAAAATCCAACCAAGATATTTGGATAATGTCTGTCGATGGAACCAACCCAACAAAACTCACTGATCATTCAGCTGCTGATAATCACCCGCGTTGGTCTGCCGATTCAAAAAATATTTATTTTGTTTCAACACGGAAAAACGGTCCGCAACTCTGGGAAATTTCAACCACAGGCGGAGAACCGAACCAGATTACTGATTTTCCGATGGGAATTTCAGACGCGGAAATATCTCCTCTCAACAACACGCTCCTGTTCGCAAGCGATGTATTCCCTGATTGTCCGATCTCAGGAGATTGCAATAAATATACAGATAGCACAATGCATAACGGTCCTATTCAAGCACACATGGCTGATGAGTTATTGTATCGCCACTGGACAGATTGGAAAGACGGTAAAAAAACACATATCATAAAATATGATTTCGATACAAAATTGTATTCCGATCTCACCCCCGGTAATTTCGATTCCCCCGCATGGGAACAAGGCGGTATTGGTTTCACTTTTTCCCCTGACGGAAAAGAAATCTGCTTCGTTTCTAACCATGATGTTGATCAGGCCGAATCAACGAACAAAGATTTATTTATTCTATCACTTGAGAACAATGAATTAAAAAACCTGACCCTGGAGAATAAAGCATACGACGGTAATCCGCAATATTCGCCCGATGGCAAATATATTGCCTATAAATATCAGACCATTCCGGGATACGAAGCAGACAGATTCAGTATCGGTCTCTGTAATCGGAAAACTGGCGAACTAACAAGGTTGTCCGATAAATTCGATAATTGGGTAAATGATTTCGTCTGGTCACCTGATTCGAAAAATATTTATTTTACCGCACAGGTAGAAGGACATGTCCCTATTTTCAAAGTTGAAATAAAATCAAAACCAATATCCAAAGTGGTGGATATGAAAACAATCGATGCATTCTCTTTATCATCGAATGGTAAAAAGTTCATAGTAGCAAGACGTGCTGTTGGCGAACCAGTGGAGATTTGGAGTTGTTCAACAGATGGAAAAGATATAAAAAGGCTAACATTCCTGAACAAAGAAGTCGCTGATCAGGTAGATATTCGCCCGGCGGAAGAAATGTGGATAGAGTCACCGACCGGAAAAAAGATACACACTTTCGTGGTCAAACCTCATAACTTTAATCCTTCAAAAAAATATCCGTTGATTTTGAATGTTCATGGTGGTCCTCAATCGCAATGGGCTGATGCATTCCGCGGAGACTGGCAAGTATATCCGGGCTCAGGATATATTGTTGCGTTTCCAAATCCGCACGGTTCTACAGGTTACGGACAAGAATTCACCGCTGCAATTTCAAAAGATTGGAGTGGAACAGTCTATCAGGATATTATGGCAGTTGCAGATTCGTTAGAGAATATTCCATGGGTTGATAAAGACCGAATGGGTGCAATGGGTTGGTCGTATGGTGGTTACATGATGATGTGGCTTGAGGGACATACAGACCGGTTCAAAGCAATCGTTTCTATGATGGGAGTTTACAATTTAACAGCAATGCACGGCGCCACTGAAGAATTGTGGTTCCCTGAATGGGATTTGGGTGGATCGCCATGGGAATCAGATTTATATCAGAAATTATCTCCGAATAATTTTGTGAAAAATTTTAAAACACCATGCTTAGTTATAACCGGCGAACGTGACTATAGAGTTCCATATACCCAAAGTTTGGAATTTTTTACACATCTGCAAAAAATGAATGTTGATTCACGTCTCATAGTATTCCCAAACGACGGACATTGGCCCTCAAGTGTGAAGTCGATGCCATTGTACTATAATGCTCACCTGGATTGGTTCCATAGATATTTAGGTGGTGAACCGGCACCGTACGACATGACAAAAATGATACGCAACCAGGCATTCACTAAATAG
- a CDS encoding valine--tRNA ligase, with product MPEIPKAFNPNEAEAKWYSYWEDNGFFRATAKAEKKHYTIVIPPPNITGILTMGHVLNNTLQDVFIRWKRMEGYETLWMPGTDHAGIATQNVVEKSLAKEGKTRHDLGRDNFVDKVWQWREQYGHTIIKQLKKLGTSCDWDRERFTMDEGLSEAVQEIFVRLYNNGLIYRGKYIINWCPKDHTAISDDEVNFTEQSGSLWYIKYPIIGSNDYATVATTRPETMLGDTAVAVNPKDKRFQHLIGKKVLLPISDREIPIIADEIVDPEFGTGMVKVTPAHDPNDYWIAQRFNEHTDASNQMPFINIFDISARLNDNVPQKFIGMDRFEARKAVVKDLESSGLLVKIDPYTNNIGRCYRCDTVIEPYLSDQWFVKMKPLAQPALQAVTEGYIHFHPDRWTKTYEHWMNNIRDWCISRQLWWGHRIPVWYCVGDTECKIECKEPIVSKTAPGKCPHCGSTNLRQDDDVLDTWFSSWLWPFSTLGWPHDNKDLRYFYPTDTLVTAPDIIFFWVARMVMAGIEVMGEIPHVDGSPRLSIEQKIPFKDVYFTSLIRDMQGRKMSKSLGNSPDPLDVISEFGADALRFTVLYLAPLGQDVLYSNEKCELGRNFANKIWNAGRFLLMNKSQLAENISSTTDSVAKISDLHLDLADRWILSRLNSTISELTSALNSFDINIATKMLYDFLWHDFCDWYVEMIKGRLYGTESDEIKSITLDRAILIFDEALRLLHPFMPFVTEELWQHLSERPAGSSIMISPFPKFDKRWIDKNTEEEMQYVQNAINSIRNVRGELTVPPSKEISLILKFTDKTKEDIIKRYQKYFQRLARVNNITSSTDGTKPNQAASAVVAGGEIFIPLEGIIDTAAEKERIEKELKHIENMIQGIENKLSNDQFVSRAPKDVVEKERNKLTNFKESYTKLKNNLDQL from the coding sequence ATGCCCGAAATTCCAAAAGCATTTAACCCCAACGAAGCTGAAGCGAAATGGTATTCTTACTGGGAAGATAATGGTTTCTTCCGTGCTACAGCGAAGGCCGAAAAAAAACATTATACAATCGTGATACCCCCGCCAAATATCACCGGTATATTAACGATGGGACATGTTCTGAACAATACTCTTCAGGATGTTTTCATCCGCTGGAAACGGATGGAAGGTTATGAAACTCTTTGGATGCCCGGGACAGATCATGCAGGTATAGCGACTCAAAATGTAGTTGAAAAATCATTGGCGAAGGAAGGTAAAACCCGTCACGATTTAGGGAGAGATAATTTTGTTGATAAAGTATGGCAATGGCGCGAACAGTACGGGCATACAATTATTAAACAATTGAAAAAATTAGGAACCTCATGCGATTGGGATCGTGAACGTTTCACGATGGACGAGGGATTGTCAGAAGCCGTCCAGGAAATTTTCGTTCGTCTATACAATAATGGATTGATATATCGAGGAAAATATATAATTAACTGGTGCCCGAAGGATCACACGGCTATAAGTGACGATGAAGTGAATTTCACAGAGCAAAGCGGCAGCTTGTGGTATATCAAATATCCCATTATCGGATCGAACGATTATGCAACAGTCGCCACAACGCGTCCTGAAACAATGCTAGGCGATACAGCGGTTGCTGTAAATCCAAAGGATAAGCGATTTCAACATTTGATTGGCAAGAAAGTTCTACTGCCAATTTCTGACAGAGAAATTCCTATAATCGCCGATGAAATTGTAGATCCCGAATTCGGTACAGGGATGGTAAAAGTAACTCCCGCTCACGACCCGAACGATTATTGGATTGCCCAGAGATTTAATGAACACACCGATGCTTCAAATCAGATGCCGTTCATAAATATTTTTGATATCTCAGCCCGGTTGAACGATAATGTGCCTCAAAAATTCATAGGAATGGACAGGTTTGAAGCTCGGAAGGCGGTTGTTAAAGATCTTGAATCATCCGGATTGCTGGTTAAGATCGATCCGTACACTAATAACATCGGCCGTTGTTACAGATGCGATACAGTAATCGAACCATATTTATCTGACCAATGGTTTGTAAAAATGAAACCGCTCGCCCAACCGGCACTGCAAGCTGTAACAGAAGGATATATTCATTTTCATCCCGACCGTTGGACAAAAACGTACGAACATTGGATGAATAATATTCGTGATTGGTGCATCTCCCGGCAACTTTGGTGGGGTCATCGAATCCCGGTTTGGTATTGTGTCGGTGATACAGAATGTAAAATCGAATGCAAAGAACCGATCGTCTCAAAAACCGCTCCGGGAAAATGTCCACATTGCGGTTCAACGAACCTTCGACAGGATGATGACGTTCTCGATACATGGTTTTCATCATGGCTCTGGCCCTTTTCAACTCTGGGTTGGCCTCACGACAATAAAGACCTTCGATACTTCTATCCGACAGACACACTCGTTACCGCACCCGACATAATTTTCTTTTGGGTTGCGAGAATGGTGATGGCAGGTATAGAAGTGATGGGTGAAATCCCGCACGTTGATGGTTCCCCACGGTTATCCATAGAACAAAAAATTCCATTCAAGGACGTGTATTTCACCAGCTTGATACGTGACATGCAGGGAAGAAAGATGAGCAAGTCTCTCGGCAATTCGCCCGATCCATTAGATGTGATTTCGGAATTCGGAGCCGATGCATTGCGATTCACCGTACTTTACCTTGCCCCCCTCGGACAAGATGTGCTGTATTCAAATGAAAAGTGTGAACTAGGAAGAAATTTTGCAAATAAGATTTGGAACGCGGGCAGATTTCTCCTCATGAACAAATCTCAATTAGCAGAAAATATTTCATCAACCACCGATTCGGTTGCAAAAATTTCCGACCTCCATCTTGATCTCGCCGATCGCTGGATTCTGTCACGTCTAAATTCAACAATTTCAGAATTAACATCTGCGCTTAATTCGTTCGATATAAACATTGCTACAAAAATGTTATATGATTTTTTGTGGCATGACTTCTGCGATTGGTATGTTGAAATGATCAAAGGAAGGTTGTATGGAACAGAGTCGGATGAGATAAAATCAATCACTCTCGACCGTGCGATTTTAATTTTTGATGAGGCATTACGATTGTTGCACCCTTTTATGCCATTTGTAACCGAAGAATTATGGCAGCATCTTTCTGAACGTCCGGCTGGTTCTTCCATAATGATTTCTCCATTTCCAAAATTTGATAAAAGATGGATCGATAAAAATACAGAAGAAGAAATGCAATATGTGCAAAACGCGATCAACAGCATACGAAATGTTCGCGGTGAATTGACTGTTCCACCCTCAAAAGAAATATCGCTGATACTTAAATTCACCGATAAGACCAAAGAAGATATAATCAAACGATATCAGAAATATTTTCAACGCTTGGCACGTGTCAATAATATTACCTCTTCTACCGATGGAACAAAACCCAATCAAGCAGCAAGCGCCGTTGTTGCAGGAGGTGAAATATTTATTCCCCTGGAAGGCATCATAGACACTGCTGCGGAGAAAGAACGGATTGAAAAAGAATTAAAGCATATCGAAAATATGATTCAGGGAATTGAGAATAAATTATCGAACGATCAATTCGTAAGCAGGGCTCCGAAGGATGTTGTGGAAAAAGAACGAAATAAGTTGACCAATTTCAAAGAGTCTTATACAAAATTGAAAAATAATTTAGATCAATTATAG